The segment ACCGAGAGCGATGGCTCCCTCTGGTATGACCACTATGCACTTTATCCTTGCTCTCACGGCAAAAGCGGCAGCCGAGGCGGAAGTGTTACCGGTAGAAGCACACGCAACGGCTTTCGAGCCTTCTTCGACGGCCTTGGATACGGCCATGGTCATCCCCCGGTCCTTGAAGCTGCCGGTCGGGTTCAGGCCTTCATACTTAAGCCAAACGTTATATCCCGGACCCACCATCTCCGACAAGGGATCTGCCTTTATAAGAGGCGTGTTCCCCTCCTCGATGCTGATGATCGGCGTTCTGTCTGTCACCGGCAGGTACTTCTTATATCTTTCGATTACTCCCATTTCCACCTCTATTCTTCAATACGGATGACCACTGTTCTATCCGTAACGAAATCCATGCCGTTGATTTTGGATATGGCCTTCTTCATGCGGCCTTCTTCAGCCCTGTGGGTCTGTATGATGACTGGGACCGTCTCTCCCTGATTCCTCTCTTCCTGAGATACACTAGCGATGCTGATCTGATGCTCGGCAAGGACACTGGATATACCGGCCAGCACGCCCGGCTTATCGATCACGGAAAAGCGCAGATAGTACGATATGGCCAGTTCATCCATGGCTTTGACCTTCTTTTTGCCCGAAGCATAGTCCAGCGCGAAGGGTTCACTGTTATCCCTGCCAAAGTAAGACAAATGTCTTGCTATGCCGATAATATCTCCCATTACCGAACTTGAAGTAGGTTTACGTCCCGCGCCTTTACCGAACAAAAGCGATTCTCCCAGAAGGTCGCCTTTTACAAAAATAGCGTTGTCTTCCCCCCTGACATCCGAAAGTAAATGTGACAGAGGAAGCAGAGTTGGATGAACCCTTAACTGCACACCTTCAGGAGTGTCCTTGGCAATAGCCAGAAGTTTAACCCCGTAACCCCATTTCATAGCGTTCTTAAGGTCCTGCGGAGCTATATCAGTTATCCCCTCGGTATACACGTCCTCGGGTCTTACATCAAGACCAAAGCCCAGAAGCGCCAGAATGGCCAGCTTATGAGCCGAGTCTTTGCCGCTTATATCAAGTTCGGGATCCTTCTCGGCTATTCCCTTCTCCTGGGCAACCTTCAGCGCCTCTTCGAAAGAGCATTCGGTATTCACCATACGGCTGAGTATGAAATTAGTGGTCCCGTTAAGTATACCGTAAATGGTACTGATATTGTTGGCCGCGAGACTTTCTTTAAGGGTCCTGATGATGGGTATGCCTCCACCTACACTGGCCTCGAAACTGACGAAGACCCTGCTCTCCCCGGCAGTGGTCAATATCTCTTTCCAGTGTTCCGAAAGAAGGGCCTTATTGGCGGTAACTACGTGCTTTTTGTTCCGGATAGCTTTCATGACAATATCCTTGGCCGGATGAACCCCGCCTATAAGCTCAACGATGATATCTATCTGCTCGTCATTTAAAAGTTCGTCCGCATTTGAAGTGACTACCTCGACCTTGCCCCGGTCTATACCATCGAGCGCTTTTTGATCCTTGTCGCATACGCCTTTTATCTGCAGGGAAACGCCGGTCCTTTCCTGAATTATCCCTCCGTTGGAAAGAACGGCGTCGTACACGCCGCTTCCTATGGTTCCCAGGCCGATCAGGCCTATCTTAACAGGCTTCATGCCCACTCCTTTTATCAGTTATTAGTTCATCTGCGCTCGGCACCAGAAAAAAATGGTCGGGACGGCCGGATTCGAACCGGCGACCCCAAGTCCCCCAGACTTGTACGCTAACCAGACTGCGCTACGTCCCGACGCTGAAAAAATTAACCGTAATCTTCTTCTTTCGGATCCCTGGTCATAAGCTCCTTGACCGCGACTCCGGGATCCTTATGTTCGTAAATGATCTGATATACCTTTTGGGTTATTGGCATTTCAACTTTGTATTTGGCGGCAAGGTCGTTCGCCGACCTGCAGGTCGCCATGCCCTCTACGACCATCTCTGTTCCAGAGAGAACTTCGCCAATATCCGCACCCCGGCCAAGCTGTTCACCAAACCACCGGTTCCTGCTATGGGAG is part of the Candidatus Omnitrophota bacterium genome and harbors:
- a CDS encoding homoserine dehydrogenase; the encoded protein is MKPVKIGLIGLGTIGSGVYDAVLSNGGIIQERTGVSLQIKGVCDKDQKALDGIDRGKVEVVTSNADELLNDEQIDIIVELIGGVHPAKDIVMKAIRNKKHVVTANKALLSEHWKEILTTAGESRVFVSFEASVGGGIPIIRTLKESLAANNISTIYGILNGTTNFILSRMVNTECSFEEALKVAQEKGIAEKDPELDISGKDSAHKLAILALLGFGLDVRPEDVYTEGITDIAPQDLKNAMKWGYGVKLLAIAKDTPEGVQLRVHPTLLPLSHLLSDVRGEDNAIFVKGDLLGESLLFGKGAGRKPTSSSVMGDIIGIARHLSYFGRDNSEPFALDYASGKKKVKAMDELAISYYLRFSVIDKPGVLAGISSVLAEHQISIASVSQEERNQGETVPVIIQTHRAEEGRMKKAISKINGMDFVTDRTVVIRIEE